CCAAAAGTAGTCCTCGGATGGAGAGTTTCGGTGGGATGCGTTTAACGCTATGGTTGCCAGCAGCAATTATGGAAGCGTATTGCGCCTATAACTAGCATTGCGGAATGCAATGAGCTGCTTGCAGCGCAAAGGGAAGTGACGCAGTAGTCCAGCCCGGCCACCGAGGAGTTTCGTGTTCGAACCAGTCCAGCTCCGCTCCTTCCTCGCCGTGGCCGAAACCTTGAGTTTCACCAAAGCCGCCGACCGCCTGGGGTTGGCGCAGCCCACCGTCAGCCAACACGTCCGCAAGCTCGAAGCCGCCGCCAAACGTGTCCTCGTGGCGCGGGACACCCGGGAGGTCAGGTTGACCGACAACGGGGATGCCATGGCCGGCTTTGCCCGCAACATCCTTGCCGCCCACGACTCCGCCGCACGGTACTTTTCCGGTTCGGCGATGCGCGGCCGACTCCGCTTTGGTACCGCCGACGATCTTGCCATTACGGGCCTCCCTCGAATCCTGCGTGAGTTCCGTCAGCTGTACCCACAGATCAACCTCGAGCTGACAGTCAGCCAAAGTGATCAGCTCTACAAGCGCCTCAATGCGGGGCAACTGGACCTGGTGTTCGTGAAGTGGGTGGCCGGAGCCAAGGAAGGCACGGTAGTCCGGCACGACAACTTCGCCTGGGTTGGCGTCGAGCAGACCGTGCTGGAACCTGGAGCCCCGGTCCCCCTCATTGCCTATCCGGCTCCCAGCCTGAGCCGGAAGCTGGCGATCGATGCACTGGAAGCCGAAGGCCGGACGTGGCGGATCACATGCAGTACCAAGCAGATCAGCGGCGTCCTGGCTGCGGTCCGGGCAGGCATCGGCGTCGCCGTGATGCCGGCATCACTGGTCCCGGAAGACCTGAAAGTCATCACCCAGCGCTTCGGCCTGCCCCCGGTGGGTGACGTCGACTTCACCCTGATCCGCAATCCGCTGGCGAACGCAGAGGTGATCGACGCCTTGACACAAGCGATCATGGGCAGGACCCTCAGCAAGTCGAACTAGGTGCTGGCCGGCTGGGAGCAGCCAGCGGCCGTAGTACGCTCACCCCATGACTCACGCCAAGCTCACACAGCCGTCGGCACGCTTCCATAAGTCCTGGCTGGACAGCTATGACGAGTGGGGAACCCTTAATCAGGATGGCTCGGCGGCTTTTGTGGCCGGGAGGTACGGCCTGGATCTCCGCGACAGCAGCGACTTCGCGGAATGGGTTGGCCTGCTGCACGAGCTGCCCAAGGAGAGCTTCCAACCTCCCGAAGGTTTGGCCAACCAGACCACCCTCTGGGTTGTCGAGGACAACGCCTACTTGGGGGCCGCCAGCCTCAGGCACTCATTGGTCAATGACTACCTAATTGAGGTGGGAGGCAACATCGGCTACGGCATCCGGCCCAGTGCGCGGGGCCGGGGGCTCGCCAAACTAGCACTGAAAAGCGCCCTCCTGGAGGGTCGCGCCCTCGGCATGGAACGAGTATTGGTGACGTGCAAGCAGCCGAACGTGGCGTCGGCCCGCACCATCGAGGCTTGCGGCGGCGTTCTTGAAAGCGTCCGGCCACCGGAGAGTTTTGCCCCGGAGTTGGGGGTCACCGAACCAATCCGGCGTTACTGGTTCCAGCTGTAGCCCGGAGATGTGCGTCATGTAGGCCGCACCCTTTTCCACCGTTCGCACCGGTAACCTCTGGTGCGTTCGGCGGGAACGGGTGCGGCGTTCGCGCGTACGGGCTGCATTCGGCGGGAACCGGTGCGGACAATGTTCGGCCTACGATCATCCCTTACTGGGTAAGCGCATTCCCGGTATCCTGTGAAGCATGACCGACCTCACCACGCTGGCTGACCTCTCCCCTGGCATCTGTTCCGTCACCCTCCGCGCGCTGGGGATCGACGACGTAGCGCGGATTTCCGCCGAGGCTGGCCTGGCAGGGATCGAGTGGGGCACCGATGTCCACGTCAGTGATGCGGAATCAGCGGCCCATGCCAAGCGCGCCACGGAAGACGCTGGGCTAACGGTCCTATCGCTTGGCTCGTACTACCGATGCGGCGCTTTCGGAGACTTTGGAAAGGCCTTGGATATCGCCAGCGCACTGGGCGCCCCAAGGGTCCGGGTATGGGCCGGGGAACTCGGATCTGCGGGTGCCGGCCCGGAGCACTGGGACTCGGTGGTGACAGACACCCAGCGTATTGCCGATCTCGGGGCCGAACGCGGGATCACC
This Paenarthrobacter sp. GOM3 DNA region includes the following protein-coding sequences:
- a CDS encoding LysR substrate-binding domain-containing protein, producing MFEPVQLRSFLAVAETLSFTKAADRLGLAQPTVSQHVRKLEAAAKRVLVARDTREVRLTDNGDAMAGFARNILAAHDSAARYFSGSAMRGRLRFGTADDLAITGLPRILREFRQLYPQINLELTVSQSDQLYKRLNAGQLDLVFVKWVAGAKEGTVVRHDNFAWVGVEQTVLEPGAPVPLIAYPAPSLSRKLAIDALEAEGRTWRITCSTKQISGVLAAVRAGIGVAVMPASLVPEDLKVITQRFGLPPVGDVDFTLIRNPLANAEVIDALTQAIMGRTLSKSN
- a CDS encoding GNAT family N-acetyltransferase; this encodes MTHAKLTQPSARFHKSWLDSYDEWGTLNQDGSAAFVAGRYGLDLRDSSDFAEWVGLLHELPKESFQPPEGLANQTTLWVVEDNAYLGAASLRHSLVNDYLIEVGGNIGYGIRPSARGRGLAKLALKSALLEGRALGMERVLVTCKQPNVASARTIEACGGVLESVRPPESFAPELGVTEPIRRYWFQL
- a CDS encoding sugar phosphate isomerase/epimerase family protein, with translation MTDLTTLADLSPGICSVTLRALGIDDVARISAEAGLAGIEWGTDVHVSDAESAAHAKRATEDAGLTVLSLGSYYRCGAFGDFGKALDIASALGAPRVRVWAGELGSAGAGPEHWDSVVTDTQRIADLGAERGITIAFEYHGNTLTDSPATTLELLDRVNHANVGTYWQPAVGLSDQQALDSLHRVLPHVVGVHCFSWGPEAERFPLRNRKLLWQTVTDVLRGNGKDMDIMLEFVEDDLPENVLNDAAFLHTITLGED